The Mycolicibacterium lutetiense genome window below encodes:
- a CDS encoding IS256 family transposase yields the protein MLTVVHDADSSNEDAGSSRSLLDEIVRDGARQMLAAALRAEVAAYIEAHAGELDENGHRLVVRNGYHREREVLTAAGAVSVTAPRVNDKRVDPDTGERQRFSSAILPAWVRKSPQMTEVLPLLYLHGLSTSDFGPALEQFLGSGAGLSATTITRLTTQWQDEAKAFEARDLSGTDYVYLWVDGIHLKVRLEQEKLCLLVMIGVRADGRKELVALTDGYRESAESWADLLRSCRRRGMTAPVLAVGDGALGFWKAVREVFPATGEQRCWFHKQANVLACLPKSAHPGAIAAMREIYNAEDIDHAQVAIKAFEVDYGAKYPKAVAKIVDDADVLLEFYKYPAEHWVHLRTTNPIESTFATVRLRTKVTKGPGSRVAGMAMAYKLIDAAQARWRAVNAPHLVALVRAGAIFHKGKLLERPTDITPSADSAPTESTGTEVA from the coding sequence ATGCTCACGGTAGTTCACGATGCGGATTCATCCAACGAGGATGCTGGCTCGTCGCGGTCGTTGCTCGATGAGATTGTCCGCGACGGTGCCCGCCAGATGCTGGCCGCAGCGTTGCGGGCTGAGGTCGCCGCCTACATCGAGGCTCATGCCGGTGAGCTTGATGAGAACGGGCACCGGCTGGTGGTGCGCAATGGCTATCACCGCGAGCGCGAGGTGCTCACCGCGGCGGGCGCGGTGAGTGTGACCGCGCCGCGGGTCAATGACAAACGTGTTGACCCGGACACTGGTGAGCGGCAACGGTTTTCCTCGGCGATCCTGCCGGCGTGGGTGCGCAAGTCGCCGCAGATGACCGAGGTGTTGCCGTTGCTGTATCTGCATGGCTTGTCGACCAGTGATTTCGGTCCGGCGTTGGAGCAGTTCCTGGGCTCGGGTGCCGGCTTGTCGGCCACGACGATCACCCGACTCACCACGCAGTGGCAGGACGAGGCCAAGGCCTTCGAGGCCCGTGATCTGTCGGGCACCGACTACGTCTACCTGTGGGTCGACGGCATCCATCTCAAGGTGCGCCTGGAGCAGGAGAAGCTCTGTTTGCTGGTGATGATCGGTGTGCGCGCTGACGGCCGCAAGGAGCTGGTCGCGCTCACCGACGGGTACCGGGAGTCGGCCGAGTCGTGGGCTGATCTGTTGCGGTCGTGCCGACGTCGCGGGATGACCGCACCGGTGCTGGCCGTCGGCGATGGGGCCCTGGGGTTCTGGAAGGCCGTGCGTGAGGTGTTCCCGGCCACCGGCGAGCAGCGGTGCTGGTTTCACAAGCAGGCCAATGTTCTTGCCTGCCTGCCAAAGTCGGCTCATCCGGGGGCGATCGCGGCGATGCGGGAGATCTACAACGCCGAGGATATCGACCACGCGCAGGTGGCGATCAAGGCGTTCGAGGTGGACTACGGCGCCAAGTACCCCAAGGCGGTCGCCAAGATCGTCGATGACGCCGATGTGCTGCTGGAGTTCTATAAGTACCCGGCCGAGCACTGGGTCCATCTGCGCACTACCAACCCGATCGAATCAACGTTTGCCACGGTACGTTTGAGGACCAAGGTGACCAAGGGGCCGGGTTCACGCGTCGCCGGAATGGCCATGGCTTACAAGCTGATCGACGCCGCGCAAGCCCGCTGGCGAGCCGTCAACGCACCGCACCTGGTCGCTCTGGTCCGGGCCGGCGCGATCTTCCACAAAGGCAAACTGCTCGAGCGACCCACCGACATCACCCCGTCGGCGGACTCGGCACCGACCGAATCAACTGGAACGGAGGTCGCCTGA
- the eccD gene encoding type VII secretion integral membrane protein EccD — protein sequence MTQPVSVLADTTFVAVNVHAGDSAFQCKLHAHTTVTALLPQLREQFAGSVHSEGTVHAYLTAERVEWALEAGPMRKRLDPEITLAEAQIAPGADLYLTHRTRTESYPVLRDDVAEGAAEVSRRLFAVLDGRDTRRLAAAALPLAVAAVGAVGIADVLAGNAAARWPVVGVLAALAVMCATIAGVLSRARDEFDDVSASLCVCAYLATAGAALAGVPRSLGIWHLATVGAAVATMVVALWSVTANKPAGLHVGAAAVSACAVLVGALHIILPASSQAAAAQMVFLSLVVIVCAVQFSRGVGRVLVNYIPTTGEPVIRRSEQTVAAVSRRSTSGVAIEAMLNQEARVITTLKALIGMVAGAGMALVAAAAAGGYFTSNYEWHMFALVGSASVATVAIGRGLVIRAAAVPLMVAGPLAATAYLAGRAVSPHQADSVVLIAGAAPLMLFVLLSTLWAIRAQSMHSPLDKRRLERVAVLAVVAVFPLLVLIMDGWSKVRNR from the coding sequence ATGACACAGCCCGTATCCGTGCTCGCCGACACCACGTTCGTCGCAGTCAACGTGCACGCCGGCGACTCCGCTTTCCAATGCAAACTGCACGCCCACACGACGGTAACGGCGCTGCTTCCCCAACTGCGCGAACAATTCGCCGGAAGCGTTCACTCCGAGGGGACGGTGCACGCCTATCTGACCGCTGAACGCGTGGAGTGGGCGCTGGAGGCCGGGCCGATGCGCAAACGGCTGGACCCCGAGATCACCCTGGCCGAAGCCCAAATAGCCCCGGGGGCCGACCTCTACCTGACTCACCGCACCCGCACCGAGAGCTATCCGGTCCTGCGTGACGACGTCGCCGAGGGCGCCGCGGAGGTATCTCGGCGGCTATTCGCCGTTCTTGACGGCCGCGACACTCGGCGGTTGGCCGCCGCAGCGCTGCCGCTGGCAGTCGCAGCTGTCGGAGCTGTCGGCATAGCCGACGTTCTGGCCGGTAATGCCGCCGCGCGGTGGCCGGTGGTGGGTGTTTTAGCCGCGCTGGCCGTAATGTGCGCCACCATCGCCGGGGTTCTGTCTCGGGCCCGCGACGAGTTCGACGATGTCAGTGCCTCGCTATGCGTTTGTGCCTACCTGGCCACGGCGGGGGCCGCGCTGGCGGGGGTGCCACGGAGCCTCGGGATCTGGCACCTGGCCACTGTCGGCGCAGCTGTGGCGACCATGGTCGTGGCGTTGTGGTCGGTGACGGCGAACAAACCTGCCGGACTACACGTAGGTGCGGCCGCAGTCTCGGCATGCGCGGTGCTCGTCGGTGCGCTGCACATCATTTTGCCGGCGTCATCACAAGCGGCGGCCGCGCAGATGGTGTTCCTGTCATTGGTCGTCATCGTGTGTGCTGTGCAGTTCTCCCGCGGAGTGGGACGAGTGTTGGTGAACTACATCCCGACCACCGGCGAGCCGGTCATACGGCGGTCCGAGCAAACCGTCGCCGCTGTGTCACGAAGGTCGACGTCCGGCGTCGCCATCGAAGCGATGCTCAACCAAGAGGCTCGTGTCATCACCACACTCAAGGCCCTGATCGGCATGGTCGCAGGGGCGGGAATGGCACTGGTCGCCGCGGCGGCGGCCGGCGGCTACTTCACCTCCAACTACGAGTGGCACATGTTCGCACTGGTCGGTTCTGCGTCAGTTGCAACGGTCGCGATCGGACGCGGTCTGGTCATTCGTGCTGCTGCCGTGCCGCTGATGGTGGCCGGTCCCTTAGCCGCCACCGCCTATTTGGCCGGTCGGGCGGTGTCACCGCATCAGGCGGACTCGGTCGTGCTGATCGCCGGAGCAGCGCCGCTGATGCTGTTCGTGCTGCTCTCGACGCTGTGGGCGATCCGGGCCCAGTCCATGCATTCACCGCTGGATAAGCGCCGTCTGGAAAGGGTCGCGGTGTTGGCCGTCGTTGCGGTCTTCCCGCTGCTGGTTCTCATCATGGACGGCTGGTCGAAGGTCCGAAACCGCTAA
- the mycP gene encoding type VII secretion-associated serine protease mycosin: MPRLRILTALQRSGAILAAVLLAAVLSPVPHASAYSPYVFDPAVDIAPPDAPPGPDPRFPMKQQYECATSGQLAGSQFDSVPIDTVWGVRDLHGLSTGKGQTVAVVDSGVNRNDRLPRLLGGGDYIMGTDGLLDCDHHGTLVAGIIAAQPKPGDGFVGIAPDAAIISIRQTSDRYSIDTTKQPGNARDAQAASNLTTMARAIVRAASLNATVINISATACVPVSAPVDLKELAGALYFAAVVKNVVVVTAAGNLGNDCAPNPGPDPATPSDERGWGAVSALSLPSLFDQFVLSVGGTSLFGDPYVKSMPGPWVGVAAPAINVVSLDPAKITGELINAQTTKAGDEPIAGTSFASANVAGLAALIRQRWPNLSAHQVIERIKRTAHSPSSALSSLVGAGVVDPKAALTAPIDDSIPMLPDGVPAVAAVPGAPPPPPDTLGRTVALITLAVLGSAVFIAMVVTLARGGRGRKEQQP, from the coding sequence GTGCCCCGTCTCCGCATCCTGACAGCGCTCCAACGCAGCGGTGCCATCCTCGCCGCCGTTCTGTTGGCCGCAGTGCTATCGCCTGTGCCGCACGCCTCGGCCTACAGCCCGTACGTGTTCGACCCAGCGGTAGACATCGCCCCGCCTGACGCCCCACCAGGACCTGACCCTCGGTTCCCGATGAAGCAGCAATACGAGTGCGCTACCTCCGGGCAACTGGCCGGATCACAGTTCGACTCGGTGCCGATCGACACTGTCTGGGGCGTTCGGGATCTGCACGGCTTGTCCACCGGGAAAGGCCAGACAGTCGCGGTCGTCGATTCCGGGGTCAATCGAAACGATCGGCTGCCGCGTCTGCTCGGTGGCGGTGACTACATCATGGGCACGGATGGGCTGCTTGACTGCGACCATCACGGCACCCTGGTCGCCGGGATCATCGCGGCACAGCCGAAGCCCGGCGACGGCTTCGTTGGAATTGCCCCCGATGCCGCGATCATTTCGATCCGCCAGACATCCGACCGCTACAGCATCGATACCACCAAACAACCGGGCAATGCCCGCGACGCACAGGCCGCGTCCAACCTCACCACGATGGCCCGCGCGATTGTGCGGGCGGCATCATTGAACGCCACGGTCATCAACATTTCGGCCACAGCATGTGTGCCTGTATCGGCGCCGGTGGATCTGAAGGAGTTGGCCGGCGCTCTCTATTTCGCAGCGGTGGTGAAGAACGTAGTGGTGGTGACCGCGGCCGGAAACCTCGGCAACGACTGCGCCCCGAACCCAGGCCCCGACCCGGCCACCCCGTCCGACGAACGCGGCTGGGGCGCGGTGAGCGCTTTGTCGCTGCCCTCGCTGTTCGACCAGTTCGTGCTCAGTGTCGGCGGCACATCACTATTCGGCGACCCGTACGTCAAGTCGATGCCGGGACCGTGGGTGGGTGTGGCCGCCCCGGCGATCAACGTCGTCAGCCTCGACCCGGCCAAGATCACCGGTGAGCTGATCAACGCGCAGACAACCAAAGCCGGCGACGAGCCGATCGCCGGAACCAGTTTCGCTTCTGCAAACGTTGCTGGCCTGGCAGCCCTGATCCGGCAGCGCTGGCCGAACCTGAGTGCCCACCAAGTGATCGAGAGGATCAAGCGCACCGCCCACAGCCCATCGAGCGCATTGTCCTCACTGGTCGGCGCCGGGGTGGTGGATCCCAAAGCCGCGCTGACCGCCCCAATCGACGACTCGATCCCGATGCTGCCCGACGGTGTTCCCGCGGTCGCAGCGGTTCCTGGGGCTCCGCCACCCCCGCCGGACACTCTTGGCCGCACGGTCGCCCTGATCACGTTGGCCGTGCTCGGGTCCGCGGTGTTTATCGCCATGGTGGTGACCCTGGCCCGAGGAGGGCGCGGACGCAAGGAACAACAGCCATGA
- a CDS encoding crossover junction endodeoxyribonuclease RuvC: protein MATTPDSAGRACAIGLDLSLTGTGIGAIDLATAALTTAVHRSVPPATSTIDAHVSRHRILVDGIVNQVRACNPALAVVEGLQFSVREKDSSLTRRGFLWWAVIEGLCTAGVPVMEVTPQQIKQFATGKGNASKSQVVAAYAVAWPDATRDKNIEDRADAAFAAALGAAWLGCKGLPLSSTVTRRKVIAKLPAPTSPERVAVHAA from the coding sequence ATGGCCACGACCCCCGACTCCGCCGGCAGAGCCTGTGCCATCGGTCTGGACTTGTCCTTGACCGGAACCGGCATCGGAGCGATCGACCTGGCGACAGCGGCGCTGACCACTGCGGTGCATCGCTCAGTGCCGCCGGCCACCAGCACCATCGACGCCCACGTCTCTCGACACCGGATCCTCGTCGACGGGATTGTCAACCAGGTGCGGGCCTGCAACCCGGCGCTGGCAGTGGTGGAGGGTCTGCAGTTCTCGGTCCGCGAGAAGGACAGCTCACTGACACGTCGCGGATTCCTGTGGTGGGCAGTGATCGAAGGCCTGTGCACGGCGGGGGTTCCGGTGATGGAAGTGACTCCGCAACAGATCAAACAGTTCGCCACTGGAAAGGGCAACGCGAGCAAAAGCCAGGTGGTCGCCGCCTATGCGGTGGCTTGGCCGGACGCCACCCGAGACAAGAACATCGAGGACCGTGCAGACGCCGCGTTCGCCGCCGCCTTGGGTGCCGCATGGCTCGGCTGCAAAGGCCTTCCACTGAGCAGCACAGTCACACGCCGAAAGGTGATTGCGAAGCTCCCTGCCCCCACCAGTCCGGAGCGCGTCGCCGTGCACGCCGCTTAA
- a CDS encoding DNA adenine methylase, whose product MASALAEIFQSQFGLLDVEVWAEPFAGGAGAGLHLLDHGVVDEFWLTERNPALAALWRTVTGNSAELAAVVRASQPDMGTWHAARELVAARESGADVDDIDLAFAALVINRCSRSGMVNSRVGPIGGKSQTGRWHLGSRWNPEGLSDRIARIGRLGSRIRVREGDGIVWIAELNGTVGIEDELLLFVDPPYLVAGNGLYSSGMSIDDHERLSGALTGCRARWLLTYDEDPRILELYPDRRVLAYEIRYSAQRRRVAEEYAVLADSLAVRDDQWLLETGTSRWVQHGPPDVPDPVQCVTAPAMRAIGDGVCA is encoded by the coding sequence ATGGCCTCTGCCCTCGCCGAGATCTTCCAGTCGCAGTTCGGCCTCCTGGACGTCGAAGTGTGGGCCGAGCCATTCGCCGGAGGTGCCGGCGCAGGACTACACCTTCTCGATCACGGTGTCGTCGACGAGTTCTGGCTGACCGAGAGGAACCCGGCGCTGGCAGCACTGTGGCGGACCGTCACCGGCAACAGCGCCGAGTTGGCCGCGGTGGTACGTGCCAGCCAGCCCGACATGGGTACGTGGCACGCCGCTCGCGAGCTGGTCGCTGCCCGGGAGTCCGGCGCCGACGTCGACGACATCGACCTGGCGTTCGCCGCGTTGGTCATCAACCGGTGCTCCCGGTCCGGGATGGTCAATTCTCGCGTCGGTCCGATCGGCGGGAAGAGCCAGACCGGCCGCTGGCATCTGGGTTCGCGGTGGAACCCTGAGGGGCTGTCCGACCGCATCGCCCGAATCGGCCGGCTGGGAAGCCGGATACGGGTCCGCGAAGGCGACGGGATCGTGTGGATCGCCGAGCTGAACGGAACCGTCGGGATCGAAGATGAACTCCTGTTGTTCGTCGATCCGCCGTACCTGGTTGCCGGCAACGGACTGTATTCGAGTGGAATGTCCATCGACGACCACGAGCGGCTTTCTGGTGCGCTCACCGGTTGCCGCGCTAGGTGGCTGCTCACCTACGACGAGGATCCGCGCATCCTAGAGCTCTACCCGGACCGCCGAGTTCTGGCCTATGAGATCCGCTACAGCGCACAGCGTCGGCGCGTGGCCGAGGAATACGCTGTGCTGGCAGACAGTCTCGCGGTTCGCGACGATCAGTGGCTGCTCGAGACGGGAACATCGCGATGGGTCCAGCACGGGCCGCCGGACGTTCCCGACCCAGTGCAGTGCGTCACGGCACCGGCGATGCGCGCGATCGGGGACGGTGTCTGTGCCTGA
- a CDS encoding AAA family ATPase: MIDPDAMKYLNQAIGSLRNSNHAAADRDLDYACEAFSDHCDLHRALAYSHVTNRGGYLTSSDITAIRNTLNTYDEMMSVIDKSSQEEWFGADWVLPTVALILPAVTRGQYRAAYSALLVEQGRYDEARAELDAAARERVVLVEKNAVSTAKEIAAVECLLYFHTSRWEDLLNVAGTLVAKDTSPLEQALEAYGTAMSGTALAHLGSHEAGQNKLRYAVSKNFRDVSAWASLQLGLSCRTAGQEDAAQKAFGDGMQFNTLPELTDAIRNKNQRMRVSAADVIAARTSYWDVDSEPDMDDFQRTSSAEERREILDAALAELNAIDGMDEIKEQMLTLSHEIAFENEQRRRGMSVKAKTRHIIFKGPPGTGKTTIANLISRLFYGLGVIRNNTLVSANRATLVAEFEGQSGPKTIAKLNEARGGCIFIDEAYELVQDRPGHKDSFGSESLTALLEYMDNHRDDILVIIAGYPAPIERFLGENPGLKSRFAYSMMFNTYSPDEMWRILTGMAAKEGRAVDPAVEGRFKQIIEIMWDTDAKGDRVLDVAGNGRFARNVFEQAQGLSSRRLMSGGVDLASLTNEQFMQLSSEDVLGASANILKGFGIINVA, encoded by the coding sequence GTGATCGACCCCGATGCCATGAAGTACCTGAATCAGGCCATCGGCTCACTCCGGAACTCCAATCACGCGGCAGCGGACCGGGATCTGGACTATGCATGCGAGGCATTTTCCGACCATTGCGATCTGCACCGGGCTTTGGCGTACTCCCATGTGACCAACCGGGGCGGGTACTTGACGAGCTCCGACATCACCGCGATCCGAAACACCCTGAACACCTACGACGAGATGATGTCGGTCATCGACAAGTCGAGTCAGGAGGAATGGTTCGGTGCCGATTGGGTCCTGCCCACCGTCGCACTCATCTTGCCTGCGGTCACTCGGGGCCAGTACCGCGCCGCATACTCCGCCCTGCTTGTGGAGCAGGGGCGTTACGACGAGGCTCGGGCCGAGTTGGATGCGGCCGCCCGCGAACGTGTCGTGCTGGTCGAGAAAAACGCGGTTAGCACGGCCAAGGAGATCGCCGCCGTCGAGTGCCTGCTCTACTTCCACACTTCCCGCTGGGAGGACCTGCTCAATGTGGCGGGGACTCTGGTGGCGAAAGACACCTCGCCGCTGGAGCAGGCACTGGAGGCCTACGGCACAGCCATGTCCGGAACGGCATTGGCTCATCTCGGTTCTCACGAGGCAGGGCAGAACAAGCTCCGATACGCGGTGTCGAAGAACTTCCGCGATGTGTCGGCGTGGGCCTCGCTGCAGCTGGGGTTGTCCTGCCGTACCGCCGGACAGGAAGACGCCGCGCAGAAGGCATTCGGCGACGGCATGCAGTTCAACACACTGCCTGAACTCACTGATGCGATACGCAACAAGAACCAGCGGATGCGAGTCTCGGCTGCGGATGTGATCGCGGCGCGCACCAGCTACTGGGACGTGGATTCCGAGCCGGACATGGACGACTTCCAGCGCACCTCCTCTGCAGAGGAACGGCGCGAGATTCTCGACGCGGCACTGGCCGAGTTGAACGCGATCGACGGTATGGACGAGATCAAAGAGCAGATGCTCACCTTGTCCCACGAGATCGCTTTCGAGAACGAGCAGCGTCGGCGGGGGATGTCGGTGAAGGCCAAGACGCGTCACATCATCTTCAAAGGACCGCCCGGTACAGGTAAGACAACGATCGCCAACCTCATTTCGCGACTGTTCTACGGGCTCGGGGTGATTCGCAACAACACCCTGGTGTCAGCCAACCGGGCGACCCTGGTCGCCGAGTTCGAAGGGCAGTCAGGACCGAAGACGATCGCCAAGCTCAATGAGGCACGCGGCGGGTGCATCTTCATCGATGAGGCGTACGAGCTTGTGCAGGACCGCCCCGGCCACAAGGACTCGTTCGGTTCGGAATCACTGACAGCCCTGCTGGAGTACATGGACAACCACCGCGATGACATTCTGGTAATCATCGCGGGTTATCCGGCGCCGATCGAGCGGTTCCTCGGCGAAAACCCCGGCCTGAAGTCACGTTTCGCCTACTCGATGATGTTCAACACCTACAGCCCCGACGAGATGTGGCGCATCCTCACCGGAATGGCCGCGAAGGAAGGTCGCGCTGTCGACCCGGCTGTGGAGGGCCGGTTCAAACAGATCATCGAGATCATGTGGGACACCGATGCAAAGGGCGACAGGGTTCTCGACGTCGCCGGTAACGGCCGCTTCGCCCGCAACGTCTTTGAGCAGGCGCAGGGTCTGTCTTCGCGCCGGCTGATGAGCGGCGGCGTCGATCTTGCATCACTGACCAACGAACAATTCATGCAGCTGTCCTCCGAAGATGTGCTTGGCGCGTCGGCCAACATACTCAAAGGGTTCGGCATCATCAACGTGGCCTAG
- a CDS encoding conjugal transfer protein, which produces MARLLSNVRKLKDLSQWKPRARERAMVFSMISGPLALCLVLVMVVLTAVILARLPKPVNTYSAITDVTRVQNYARNALLLWMGGSESAKKALLSRSLASPSIELSEVPFEVRSIDPSDIIRWQGSDAVLWQATFAVTFVAPGVGAAQINRYAVTVIEHDTDYQLLMWPSIVNVDTTPFKVASKYTVPVDSKSSLSESLGRFVTAYLTSTGNATSLGQFVSSKFSGSAITDSPYSTATIESSWAASDSVPVSTAKPGDTLKVLVRVKAAASIKTWSIMDLALRVSLGTNNVWLVDGIDAPVGWGAITPQ; this is translated from the coding sequence ATGGCCCGATTGCTGTCGAATGTGCGCAAGCTCAAAGACCTGTCACAGTGGAAGCCCAGGGCGCGGGAACGTGCCATGGTGTTCTCGATGATCAGCGGCCCGCTGGCGTTGTGCCTCGTGCTGGTGATGGTGGTACTGACAGCGGTGATCTTGGCGCGTCTGCCCAAGCCGGTGAACACCTACTCGGCGATCACCGATGTCACCCGGGTGCAGAACTACGCGCGCAACGCTCTCCTGCTGTGGATGGGCGGTTCCGAGTCGGCGAAAAAGGCGCTGTTGTCGCGGTCATTGGCATCGCCGTCGATCGAATTGTCTGAGGTGCCTTTCGAAGTGCGCTCTATCGACCCGTCCGACATCATCCGCTGGCAAGGCTCCGACGCGGTGCTGTGGCAGGCGACGTTCGCGGTGACGTTCGTGGCCCCTGGGGTCGGCGCAGCCCAGATCAACCGCTACGCGGTGACAGTCATCGAACACGACACCGACTACCAGCTGTTGATGTGGCCGTCCATCGTCAACGTCGACACCACTCCGTTCAAAGTGGCGAGCAAGTACACGGTGCCGGTTGATTCGAAAAGCTCGCTGTCGGAGTCGTTGGGCCGGTTCGTGACCGCGTACCTGACCTCCACCGGTAACGCCACGTCGCTCGGGCAGTTCGTTTCGTCTAAGTTCTCGGGATCGGCGATCACCGACAGCCCCTATTCGACGGCCACTATCGAATCAAGCTGGGCGGCCTCAGATTCGGTTCCGGTGTCCACCGCCAAGCCGGGAGACACGCTCAAAGTCCTGGTGCGGGTAAAGGCCGCGGCTTCGATCAAGACGTGGTCGATCATGGACCTGGCGCTGCGGGTGTCCCTGGGCACGAACAACGTGTGGCTGGTCGACGGAATCGATGCCCCGGTCGGGTGGGGAGCGATCACCCCGCAATAG
- a CDS encoding helix-turn-helix domain-containing protein, translated as MSNDDSGWHRLGAALRQARIDSGYPRMEAFAEQCGVSIRVLSDLEAGRRTNFSSRVLGRLEAGVGWPPGTMDQIVADPEFTPPGPEIGSDFLFRPPNYDRRPVPVDVAAVERAIAVLDSFTRKRSASRARKRGSDAAHDDSAVDQIGAALVALSWPYVIRLVEDNCLPSNALHPGVRPLYETFLAISGDLAPNDPSSRYAQWLAGDVTDVGETLRQRYTQRWTESRNVRRGRLTEHTEAED; from the coding sequence GTGAGCAACGACGACAGTGGATGGCACCGCTTGGGAGCTGCGCTACGGCAGGCGCGCATCGACAGCGGGTACCCCCGCATGGAGGCTTTCGCCGAACAGTGCGGAGTCTCGATTCGGGTGTTGTCCGATCTGGAAGCAGGGCGCAGAACGAACTTCTCGTCCCGCGTGCTGGGTCGGCTGGAGGCAGGGGTCGGGTGGCCGCCGGGGACGATGGATCAGATCGTGGCCGACCCCGAATTCACTCCCCCCGGACCCGAGATCGGCAGTGATTTCCTATTCCGGCCGCCCAACTACGACCGCCGGCCCGTTCCCGTTGATGTTGCGGCAGTGGAACGCGCCATCGCCGTGCTCGACAGCTTCACGCGCAAACGCAGCGCCAGCCGGGCACGCAAACGGGGCAGCGATGCGGCGCACGACGATTCGGCGGTCGACCAGATCGGCGCCGCGCTCGTAGCACTGAGTTGGCCTTACGTGATCCGACTCGTCGAGGACAACTGTCTGCCGAGCAACGCATTGCATCCGGGTGTGCGTCCCCTCTACGAGACGTTCCTTGCCATATCCGGCGATCTGGCGCCCAACGACCCCTCAAGCCGCTACGCGCAGTGGCTTGCCGGCGATGTGACCGATGTTGGCGAAACACTGCGTCAGCGGTACACGCAGCGGTGGACGGAGTCACGCAACGTGAGGCGAGGCCGTCTCACAGAACACACCGAGGCAGAGGACTGA
- the mip1 gene encoding microaggregate invasion protein 1, which translates to MTDSEEWRSAVTASSDAELDDARRSHRIGLGLCGDPEDADHE; encoded by the coding sequence ATGACCGACAGTGAAGAGTGGCGCAGTGCTGTTACAGCATCCAGCGATGCCGAGCTCGACGATGCCCGCCGTTCACACCGAATCGGACTGGGCCTGTGCGGTGACCCTGAAGACGCCGACCACGAATAG
- a CDS encoding helicase associated domain-containing protein, translating into MNTPARQGTSTDTETAWLVRCASVAASATPPDPVSGDFAWLVWSWCRRAAGKLSERQQLALDALPAGITSLRRDIWVSRYLEVAARGEAGDDLSGGPRTAWLSRQRRRAMAGSLPAGRAELLSRLPGFAWTPGERRWESAFARVRDFVDTFGHIPARGDDEALAGWLATQRFELRSGRLSARRAQLLDTLPGWAQSLAGPRSPISWPQQLEALRDFVSAHRHYPRTGAAEALECALAAWVCDQRDNHRRGDLSAARTDALAALPGWRWTAREADFDARAVALSVELGGRPIDTGHRFYSWVVSQRRRHRGGRLSEDQAATLRALNLLDERLQASA; encoded by the coding sequence TTGAATACCCCCGCCCGCCAAGGCACGTCCACTGACACCGAGACCGCGTGGCTGGTGCGCTGCGCGTCGGTAGCCGCTTCCGCGACCCCTCCCGACCCTGTTTCCGGCGACTTCGCATGGCTGGTGTGGTCGTGGTGCCGTCGAGCGGCAGGCAAGCTGTCGGAGCGCCAGCAGCTCGCACTGGATGCGTTGCCCGCCGGGATCACGTCCCTGCGTCGCGACATCTGGGTCTCGCGTTACCTGGAGGTCGCCGCCCGCGGCGAGGCCGGAGACGATCTCAGCGGCGGCCCACGCACCGCGTGGTTGAGCCGCCAGCGGCGACGGGCGATGGCAGGGTCCCTGCCGGCCGGACGCGCTGAACTCCTGAGTCGACTCCCAGGGTTCGCGTGGACCCCTGGGGAGCGCCGCTGGGAATCCGCATTCGCCCGAGTGCGCGACTTCGTCGACACGTTCGGGCATATCCCTGCACGTGGGGATGATGAAGCGTTGGCCGGGTGGCTTGCCACGCAACGTTTCGAGTTGCGTTCAGGCCGACTATCCGCGCGCCGGGCCCAGTTGTTGGACACCTTGCCGGGCTGGGCACAGTCGTTGGCCGGCCCTCGGTCCCCGATCTCCTGGCCCCAGCAGCTTGAAGCGCTGCGTGACTTCGTGAGCGCACACCGACACTACCCGCGGACGGGAGCTGCAGAGGCCCTCGAATGCGCCCTCGCCGCCTGGGTGTGCGACCAGCGCGACAATCACCGCCGCGGTGATTTGAGCGCAGCCCGCACTGATGCCCTGGCCGCACTTCCCGGATGGCGATGGACAGCGCGCGAAGCGGATTTCGACGCCCGTGCCGTCGCATTGTCCGTTGAACTGGGTGGCCGGCCGATCGACACCGGGCACCGGTTCTACAGCTGGGTGGTCTCCCAGCGACGGCGGCACCGCGGCGGACGTTTGTCCGAAGATCAGGCCGCAACGCTGCGTGCGCTCAATCTGCTCGACGAACGCCTTCAGGCCTCTGCCTGA